The bacterium genome includes the window TAAAAAAAGGATTCCCGTAGGTAAATTCTTGAATCTGTACGACGTTGATACCGACGACGGCAGGTAACGCCTTTTTGACGGAACGGGTAATCGCATTTTGACGCGACGACGTAATGTCATCTTGCGCAACAAGAGAGAAACATACGAAGAAAAATATTAAACCCCAGCGCTTCATCCGGAACCTCCTGAAATGTTGTACTTCATTATATGCAACCTTGCTTACGTAGGGTAAATCCAAAAGGTTCCGGCGCGTACTGATTCATTCATTATTTTCCGGCTTTTACTTTGGCCCAATCTTCAAGAAACTTTTTCAAACCGAGGTCGGTCAACGGATGCGCGATCAGCTGATCAATCACTTTATAAGGCATCGTACAAACATGCGCACCGATCTGAGCGGCTTCGACCACATGCATCGGATGACGTACGCTGGCCACGAGAACCTGCGTCTCATACCCATAATTGATATACATATTCACGATTTCTTCGATAAGTTGCATACCGTTGGTGCTGATATCGTCAAGACGACCCACAAAAGGACTGATAAATGTGGCACCTGCTTTCGCAGCCATCAAAGCCTGATTGGGCGAAAAGCATAGCGTCACATTCGTCTTTATACCGTCCGACGTAAAACGTTTGCAAGCCTGTAAGCCGGATTTGATCAATGGTAATTTGACCGTGATGTTGGAGTGAATTTTGGCTAATTCGTAACCTTCTTTGAGCATGCCGTCCAGATCGGTACTGACCACTTCCGCCGATATAGGTCCGTCAACGACTTTACAAATCTCTTTCAGCAAATCATGAAAATTGACATTTTTTTCGCGCGCTACCAGAGATGGGTTGGTTGTCACACCATCCAAAATGCCCAACGATGCGGCTTCGCGAATTTCATCTAAATTGGCGGTATCAATAAAAAACTTCATACGACGACCTCCTGCGGTTAATAAACGGCCTCAACTCTTCGATTAATTTTAGCAGAACGGTCTCAAAATAGCCCTTTGATTTTATCCAATCAAGGCTATTTCTGCATATGAAATTTATGCAAAGCACAAGCACATTATTGATACATTTGTTTTTTCATTGTTATTTTTTTATATACTGACATAAGGTTGTCACTACGATCGTGTATATTTGATGTATGGAATTTAAACTCAAATCCGATTATGCCCTACAAGGCGATCAAAAAGAAGCCGTAGCCCATCTTGTGCGGGGCATCCGAGACGGACAGCAACACCAAACTCTATTGGGCGTTACCGGTTCAGGTAAAACATTTACCATGGCTAATGTCATAGCTCAGATCGGCAAACCTACCCTCGTACTCTCTCATAATAAGACTCTGGCGGCGCAGCTTTACGGTGAACTCAAACAATTTTTTCCGGACAATGCCGTCGAATATTTTATCAGTTATTACGATTATTACCAACCTGAAGCCTACGTCGCGTCAACGGACACCTACATCGCTAAAGATATGTCCATCAATGACGAAATCGAAAAATTACGTCTTCGCGCTACCAGTTCGTTATTGGAACGTCAGGATGTCATAATTGTCGCATCAGTAAGTTGTATTTACGGCATCGGGTCACCGCAAGATTACAAAGATATGTTTGTTTTTGCAGAAAAAGGGCAAACCGTTGATCGTAATAAAATGCTCGCCCGTTTGGTAGATATGCAATATAACCGCAATGATATTGCTTTTGAACGCGGCACATTTCGTGTGCGCGGTGATGTGATTGATATCTATCCGGCTTACGAAGATCACTATGTCCGTATCGAATTATTCGGCGATGAGATCGAACAGATCGCTTATCTTGATCCGGTAACACATAAAACTATCACAAAACCGGCAACGGCGATTATTTTTCCGGCGACACACTTTGTCACATCAGAAAGCAAATTGCATCAAGCCATACTGCGTATACAAAAAGAACTCGAAGAGCGTTTGACTTTTTTTCGGAGTCAAAATCGCCTGGTCGAAGCACAACGGCTGGAGCAACGCACCAAATACGATATCGAGATGATGCTGGAGTTAGGCTATTGCTCGGGCATCGAAAACTACTCACGCCACATTGACGGCCGCGATGAAGGTGACAGACCGGCCTGTTTGCTGGACTACTTCCCCAAAGATTTTCTGATGTTCATAGACGAATCCCACGTAACGATATCGCAGGTGCGCGCTATGTATAACGGCGATCGCGCACGAAAAACGAATCTGGTCGAATATGGATTTCGTTTGCCTTCCGCTTTGGATAATCGCCCGCTCAAATTTGAAGAATTTGAAAAAATGCTGAGTCAGGTCGTGTATGTCAGCGCCACGCCCGCCGACTATGAATTGCAAAAATCCGGCGGAGAAATCGTTGAACAAATTATACGCCCGACCGGTTTGCTTGATCCTATGATCGAAGTGCGTCCCGTAAAAAATCAGATTGATGATCTGATCCACGAAATCCGCAAACGAACGCAGGCCGGTGAACGCGTGTTGGTCACCACCTTGACGAAACGTATGGCCGAAGACCTCACGGAATATTTAGCCAACCTCAAAATACGGGTTCGCTATATGCACTCCGAAATTGATTCTTTGGAAAGAGTGGATATCCTGCGCGATTTGCGGTTGGCGGGTTTTGACGTATTGGTAGGTATCAATCTTCTACGGGAAGGCTTGGATCTTCCGGAAGTTTCCCTGGTTGCCGTACTTGATGCCGACAAGGAAGGTTTTTTGAGAAGTGAACGCTCGCTGATGCAAACAGCCGGACGTGCTGCGCGCAATGCCAACGGAACCGTGATTTTTTATGCCGATAAAATGACCGACTCAATGAAATTAGTCATTGATGAAACCGGTCGTCGCCGTGCCATGCAAATGGCGCATAACGAAAAACACGGTATAACGCCGACCACGGTTTTCAAATCAAAGGAACAAATTATCCGATCCACATCGGTTGCCGATTATTTTACGTACAAAGAAGGCCAGGAGGAAGCTCAAGCTTTAGCGGCAGCCGAAGCGACGATAGACTATCAGACCATGTTGAGCGCCGATGACCGCAAAGCCATGATAAGCAAACTCAAAACGGAAATGCAAGAAGCCGTAAAAAAATTGGAATTTGAACGTGCCGCCAGCCTCCGGGACCAAATCATTCGCCTCGAAAAATAAAACCAACACATCCGTATATCATAAATCCTCGCATAATTGTTTTTACTGTTTCTCGTTGGCATTTTAGCCGCGTTCAATTATATTGCCACCATGAAAAAATTGACCTCATGGTTTGCAATACTTTTGATTGCGACCGTTATCAAGTCCTGCGGCGGTTGTAATGAGCGACAGCTTCTAGAAAAAGCAAAACCTTATTATGAAAAAGCCGTAGAACTTGAGCAAAACGGACAGTTTTCGTCAGCCGTGGCCTTTTACGATACGGCGATTCAGATTTTTCCGGATTACCGCGATGCTTATTTTCAAATGGGCACAGTTTATGAACGCCTCGTATTGCCGGAAAAGGCCGCCGCATCATACCGCACCGCAATCCGCATTGACGCGGACTTTGCAGCCGCACATAACAACCTCGGCAATTGCTACGGAAAGCTCAACAAATTGGACAGCGCTTTGCTGCACTTGAAAAAAGCTATCCAGTTGGATACTCAATCCCCTTCGGCTCATTACAATTTAGGTCACGCCGCATTGCTCAAAGGTGATTTCTTCGGGGCAGAAACAGCTTTTACTACAGCCTTAGCATTACGCCCGTCCGACCCTGATTATTTGCAGGCATTAGCAATGCTGTATGTTACACAAAACAAATTGGCCGAAGCACTGCCTCTTTATGAGCGCGCTGCCTTGCAACGTCCGGCGCAACCGGAATTGAGATACCGTATGGCGTTGGTATATCGCGATCAGAAAATGTACCCTTCGGCATTAACCGAACTTGAAGCCTACCTGAAAACGCGAACCGACCCCCAGGAACAAACGATGATAAGACGCCTGATCGGCGAAATAAAAGTCGAACAAAGTCGCGAAAAACTGGCTCAGGCAAGAAAAGTGTACCAAAAACCATAAAAATTTCATTATTTTCCGTTTACCTTCTTTACCAAATTGTATTTATA containing:
- a CDS encoding tetratricopeptide repeat protein, producing MKKLTSWFAILLIATVIKSCGGCNERQLLEKAKPYYEKAVELEQNGQFSSAVAFYDTAIQIFPDYRDAYFQMGTVYERLVLPEKAAASYRTAIRIDADFAAAHNNLGNCYGKLNKLDSALLHLKKAIQLDTQSPSAHYNLGHAALLKGDFFGAETAFTTALALRPSDPDYLQALAMLYVTQNKLAEALPLYERAALQRPAQPELRYRMALVYRDQKMYPSALTELEAYLKTRTDPQEQTMIRRLIGEIKVEQSREKLAQARKVYQKP
- the uvrB gene encoding excinuclease ABC subunit UvrB, producing MEFKLKSDYALQGDQKEAVAHLVRGIRDGQQHQTLLGVTGSGKTFTMANVIAQIGKPTLVLSHNKTLAAQLYGELKQFFPDNAVEYFISYYDYYQPEAYVASTDTYIAKDMSINDEIEKLRLRATSSLLERQDVIIVASVSCIYGIGSPQDYKDMFVFAEKGQTVDRNKMLARLVDMQYNRNDIAFERGTFRVRGDVIDIYPAYEDHYVRIELFGDEIEQIAYLDPVTHKTITKPATAIIFPATHFVTSESKLHQAILRIQKELEERLTFFRSQNRLVEAQRLEQRTKYDIEMMLELGYCSGIENYSRHIDGRDEGDRPACLLDYFPKDFLMFIDESHVTISQVRAMYNGDRARKTNLVEYGFRLPSALDNRPLKFEEFEKMLSQVVYVSATPADYELQKSGGEIVEQIIRPTGLLDPMIEVRPVKNQIDDLIHEIRKRTQAGERVLVTTLTKRMAEDLTEYLANLKIRVRYMHSEIDSLERVDILRDLRLAGFDVLVGINLLREGLDLPEVSLVAVLDADKEGFLRSERSLMQTAGRAARNANGTVIFYADKMTDSMKLVIDETGRRRAMQMAHNEKHGITPTTVFKSKEQIIRSTSVADYFTYKEGQEEAQALAAAEATIDYQTMLSADDRKAMISKLKTEMQEAVKKLEFERAASLRDQIIRLEK
- the fsa gene encoding fructose-6-phosphate aldolase yields the protein MKFFIDTANLDEIREAASLGILDGVTTNPSLVAREKNVNFHDLLKEICKVVDGPISAEVVSTDLDGMLKEGYELAKIHSNITVKLPLIKSGLQACKRFTSDGIKTNVTLCFSPNQALMAAKAGATFISPFVGRLDDISTNGMQLIEEIVNMYINYGYETQVLVASVRHPMHVVEAAQIGAHVCTMPYKVIDQLIAHPLTDLGLKKFLEDWAKVKAGK